From Frateuria aurantia DSM 6220, one genomic window encodes:
- the hslV gene encoding ATP-dependent protease subunit HslV: MTTIVSVRRNGRVVIGGDGQVTLGNTVMKANARKIRRLGKHGDVLAGFAGATADAFTLFELFEDKLGKHGGNLTRSAVELAKEWRTDRRLGKLEAMLAVADKEASLLISGNGDVLEPEHGLIAIGSGGPYAQSAALALLEHSDMDAAEIVAKALKIAGDICIYTNHNTTIEEL, from the coding sequence ATGACCACCATAGTTTCGGTTCGCCGCAACGGCCGTGTCGTCATCGGCGGTGATGGCCAGGTCACCTTGGGCAACACCGTGATGAAGGCGAACGCCCGCAAGATCCGGCGGCTGGGCAAGCATGGTGATGTCCTGGCCGGTTTCGCCGGTGCGACCGCCGACGCTTTCACCTTGTTCGAGCTGTTCGAGGACAAGCTCGGCAAGCACGGCGGCAATCTGACCCGCAGTGCGGTGGAACTGGCCAAGGAATGGCGCACCGACCGACGGCTGGGCAAGCTGGAGGCGATGCTGGCGGTGGCCGACAAGGAAGCCTCGTTGCTGATTTCCGGCAATGGCGACGTGCTGGAACCCGAGCACGGCCTGATCGCGATCGGCTCCGGCGGCCCCTATGCCCAGTCCGCGGCGCTGGCCTTGCTGGAGCACAGCGACATGGATGCGGCCGAGATCGTCGCCAAGGCATTGAAGATCGCCGGCGACATCTGCATCTACACCAATCACAACACCACGATCGAAGAACTGTGA
- the hslU gene encoding ATP-dependent protease ATPase subunit HslU, with protein MSELTPREIVNELDRYIIGQHDAKRAVAIALRNRWRRMQLEPDMRNEVTPKNILMIGPTGVGKTEIARRLATLANAPFVKVEATKFTEVGYVGKDVESIVRDLVDVAYKLVRDQAVKRVRSQAEDRAEDRILDALLPRRQAAADWSQDTPAGNPDSETRQKLRRQLREGTLDHREIELEIALNAGVEIMSPPGMEEMGQQLRQMFQNMGGSKTQTRKLSIAAARPQLIDEEAGKLLNDEEIRSQAVHAAEQNGIVFIDEIDKVAQRSEYSGSGVSREGVQRDLLPLVEGSTVSTKYGPIKTDHMLFIASGAFSLAKPSDLIPELQGRLPIRVELSALGVDDFGRILREPHNALTKQYVALLSTEGVEIEFDEAGIDRLAEVAFQVNERTENIGARRLHTVMERLLEGISYEAADKSGSRYLIDADYVDSHLGALVVDEDLSRYIL; from the coding sequence ATGTCCGAACTTACTCCGCGCGAAATCGTCAACGAACTCGACCGCTACATCATCGGCCAGCATGACGCCAAGCGCGCCGTGGCGATTGCCTTGCGCAACCGCTGGCGCCGCATGCAGCTGGAACCCGACATGCGCAACGAGGTGACGCCCAAGAACATCCTGATGATCGGTCCCACCGGTGTCGGCAAGACCGAGATCGCCCGTCGTCTGGCAACGCTGGCCAATGCGCCGTTCGTCAAGGTCGAGGCCACCAAGTTCACCGAGGTCGGCTATGTCGGCAAGGATGTGGAATCCATTGTCCGCGATCTGGTCGACGTGGCCTACAAACTGGTCCGCGACCAGGCGGTCAAGCGGGTGCGCAGCCAGGCGGAGGATCGGGCCGAAGACCGGATACTGGATGCCTTGCTGCCGCGCCGGCAGGCCGCGGCCGACTGGAGCCAGGATACCCCTGCGGGCAATCCCGACAGTGAAACCCGGCAGAAGCTGCGTCGCCAGTTGCGTGAAGGCACGCTGGACCATCGCGAAATCGAGCTGGAGATCGCCCTCAATGCCGGTGTCGAGATCATGTCGCCTCCGGGCATGGAGGAGATGGGCCAGCAGCTTCGCCAGATGTTCCAGAACATGGGCGGGTCCAAGACCCAGACCCGCAAGCTGAGCATCGCCGCGGCCCGACCCCAGCTGATCGACGAAGAGGCCGGAAAACTGCTCAACGACGAGGAGATCCGCAGCCAGGCGGTGCATGCCGCCGAGCAGAACGGGATCGTCTTCATCGACGAGATCGACAAGGTCGCGCAACGTTCGGAGTACTCCGGCAGCGGGGTTTCGCGCGAAGGAGTGCAGCGCGACCTGCTGCCGTTGGTCGAAGGTTCGACGGTGTCGACCAAGTACGGCCCGATCAAGACCGACCATATGCTGTTCATCGCTTCGGGAGCCTTTTCGCTGGCCAAGCCCTCGGACCTGATTCCCGAGCTGCAGGGCCGGTTGCCGATCCGGGTCGAACTGTCCGCGCTCGGCGTGGACGACTTCGGCCGGATCCTGCGCGAGCCGCACAATGCCCTGACCAAGCAGTACGTGGCGCTGTTGTCCACCGAGGGGGTCGAGATCGAATTCGACGAGGCCGGCATCGACCGCCTGGCCGAGGTGGCCTTCCAGGTCAACGAGCGCACCGAGAACATCGGCGCACGGCGTCTGCACACGGTGATGGAACGATTGCTGGAAGGCATCTCCTACGAGGCGGCCGACAAGTCCGGCAGTCGTTACCTGATCGATGCCGACTATGTCGACAGCCATCTGGGTGCGCTGGTGGTGGATGAGGATCTCAGCCGGTATATCCTCTGA
- a CDS encoding MFS transporter, which produces MATRPGIPLLALAVGAFGIGTTEFAPMGMLPVIAGSLHVSIPTAGMLITAYAVGVMLGAPLMVLSTARLPRHLLLCGLMGLFTLGNLLASLAPGYTMLMLARVVTSLAHGAFFGVGAIVAASLVPPARRSSAVATMFMGLTVATIGGSPMVTWIGQQIGWRAAFAGIGGLGIVAMISLWFALPRMPAGDPPDVAHELGVLKRPAVLLALATTVLGAGAMFTVMTYIAPILQHMTAASPGFVTAMLVLIGVGFTVGNGLGGRFADRSLEGSLLFFLGLLSVLLLLFTITLHAPVTAAISIFLWGVATFAVVPPLQTRVMDAAADAPSLASSVNIGAFNMGNALGAVVGGGVLDLGLGYHWIPVAGAGLSLIGIALVLIGQRIAPFQSAASDPPAG; this is translated from the coding sequence ATGGCAACAAGACCGGGAATACCTCTGCTGGCTCTGGCGGTGGGCGCTTTCGGCATCGGCACGACTGAATTTGCGCCGATGGGCATGCTGCCGGTCATCGCCGGCAGCCTGCATGTATCGATTCCGACGGCGGGCATGCTGATCACTGCCTATGCCGTGGGGGTGATGCTGGGCGCGCCGCTGATGGTGCTGAGTACCGCCCGTCTGCCCCGGCACCTGCTGTTGTGCGGGTTGATGGGGCTGTTCACCCTCGGCAATCTGCTGGCGTCGCTGGCTCCCGGTTATACGATGCTGATGTTGGCGCGGGTGGTGACTTCGCTGGCGCATGGGGCCTTTTTCGGCGTGGGTGCCATTGTCGCGGCCAGCCTGGTTCCGCCTGCCAGGCGATCGAGTGCGGTCGCCACCATGTTCATGGGGCTGACTGTCGCCACCATCGGCGGTTCGCCGATGGTCACCTGGATCGGCCAGCAGATTGGCTGGCGCGCGGCCTTTGCCGGTATCGGTGGCCTGGGCATCGTGGCGATGATCTCGTTGTGGTTCGCCCTGCCCAGGATGCCGGCCGGCGATCCCCCGGATGTGGCCCATGAACTGGGTGTGCTGAAACGCCCGGCGGTGCTGCTGGCCTTGGCCACCACGGTACTGGGCGCCGGCGCGATGTTCACGGTGATGACGTATATCGCCCCGATCCTGCAGCACATGACGGCGGCCTCGCCGGGTTTCGTGACCGCCATGCTGGTCCTGATCGGGGTCGGCTTCACCGTCGGCAACGGCCTGGGCGGACGTTTCGCCGATCGCTCGCTGGAAGGCAGCCTGCTGTTCTTTCTGGGCCTGCTGAGCGTATTGCTGCTGCTGTTCACGATCACCTTGCATGCGCCGGTCACGGCGGCGATCAGTATTTTCCTGTGGGGCGTGGCCACCTTTGCGGTGGTGCCGCCGCTGCAGACCCGGGTAATGGATGCCGCGGCCGATGCGCCGAGCCTGGCCTCCTCGGTCAATATCGGTGCCTTCAATATGGGCAATGCCTTGGGGGCGGTGGTCGGTGGTGGCGTGCTGGATCTGGGACTGGGCTATCACTGGATTCCGGTCGCCGGGGCGGGGCTGTCCCTGATCGGCATCGCGCTGGTGCTGATCGGCCAACGGATCGCCCCCTTCCAGTCTGCCGCGAGCGATCCGCCCGCTGGCTGA
- the rimK gene encoding 30S ribosomal protein S6--L-glutamate ligase has product MKLAILSRNTRLYSTRRLIEAARSRGHAVRVLDPLRCYVRIAPGALAIHYKGRALKNFDAVIPRIGTHSAFYATAVLRQFEMMGTYAPNPSDGVLRARDKLRSLQLLASAGLDMPVTVFGDNPDDTDDLMTMLGEPPHVIKLNEGSQGTGVVLAEKRSASRSVIEAFRGLYANFLVQEYVAEAQGADLRCFVIGDKVVAAMRREAAAGEFRANLHRGGTASQVELSPQEERVAVRAASVLGLNVAGVDLLRSARGPLLLEVNASPGLEGIEAATGVDVAGLVIAFVESRLSSD; this is encoded by the coding sequence ATGAAGTTGGCGATACTCTCCCGCAACACTCGTTTGTATTCCACCCGTCGTCTGATCGAGGCGGCGCGGTCGCGCGGTCATGCCGTGCGGGTTCTCGATCCGCTGCGCTGCTACGTCAGGATCGCGCCCGGTGCGCTGGCGATTCATTACAAGGGCCGGGCGTTGAAGAATTTCGATGCGGTGATTCCCCGCATCGGAACGCACAGCGCTTTCTACGCCACGGCGGTGCTGCGACAGTTTGAAATGATGGGGACCTATGCCCCCAATCCTTCCGATGGCGTGCTGCGGGCGCGGGACAAGCTGCGCAGCCTGCAGTTGCTGGCCAGCGCCGGGCTGGACATGCCGGTGACGGTCTTCGGAGACAATCCCGATGACACGGATGATCTGATGACCATGCTGGGTGAGCCGCCGCATGTGATCAAGCTCAATGAGGGCAGCCAGGGTACCGGGGTGGTGCTGGCCGAAAAGCGCAGTGCCTCCCGCAGCGTGATCGAGGCTTTTCGCGGGCTGTATGCCAATTTCCTGGTTCAGGAATACGTCGCCGAAGCCCAGGGCGCGGACCTGCGCTGTTTCGTGATCGGCGACAAGGTCGTGGCGGCCATGCGGCGTGAGGCGGCGGCCGGCGAGTTCCGTGCCAACCTGCATCGCGGCGGTACGGCCAGCCAGGTGGAGTTGAGTCCGCAGGAAGAAAGGGTCGCCGTGCGTGCCGCCAGTGTGCTGGGCCTGAATGTCGCCGGGGTCGATCTGCTGCGTTCGGCGCGCGGGCCGCTGCTGCTGGAGGTCAATGCCTCGCCGGGTCTGGAGGGTATCGAGGCGGCCACCGGTGTCGATGTCGCCGGTCTCGTCATCGCGTTTGTCGAGAGCCGGCTCAGTTCCGATTGA
- a CDS encoding response regulator transcription factor: MRVLVIEDNSDIATNIGDYLEDRGHVVDFAGDGVTGLHLAVVHDFDVIVLDLTLPGMDGLDVVRKLRHEAHKQTPVLMLTARDALEQKIIGFESGADDYMTKPFALQELSARLDVLARRGKGPQSRVLKVSELTFNLDTLTVSRAGKAIQLNPIGLKLLQALMESSPSVVTRQDLEQRVWGEELPDSDSLRVHIHGLRAAIDKPFDRPLIHTRHGIGYRMVDPDAVQA; the protein is encoded by the coding sequence ATGCGCGTACTGGTAATAGAAGACAATAGTGATATCGCGACCAATATCGGCGATTACCTTGAGGATCGTGGTCACGTAGTGGATTTTGCAGGCGACGGCGTGACCGGGCTGCATCTCGCGGTAGTCCATGATTTCGATGTCATCGTGCTTGATCTGACCTTGCCGGGCATGGACGGGCTCGATGTGGTCCGCAAGCTGCGCCATGAAGCGCACAAGCAGACCCCGGTCCTGATGCTGACGGCGCGTGACGCACTGGAGCAGAAGATCATCGGTTTCGAGTCCGGCGCCGATGACTACATGACCAAGCCTTTCGCGCTGCAGGAACTGTCGGCGCGGCTGGATGTGCTGGCGCGCCGGGGCAAGGGGCCGCAGAGCCGGGTCTTGAAAGTCAGCGAACTGACTTTCAATCTCGATACCCTGACCGTCAGCCGGGCCGGCAAGGCGATCCAGCTCAATCCGATCGGTCTGAAGCTGCTGCAGGCGCTGATGGAATCCAGTCCCTCGGTGGTCACCCGCCAGGATCTGGAGCAGCGGGTGTGGGGCGAGGAACTGCCGGACAGCGATTCGTTGCGTGTGCATATCCACGGCCTGCGCGCCGCCATCGACAAGCCTTTTGACCGGCCCTTGATCCATACCCGTCACGGCATTGGCTACCGGATGGTCGATCCCGATGCAGTCCAGGCGTAA
- a CDS encoding sensor histidine kinase: MQSRRKLRFRLLLSFTLFGFGLSALFALASVDIRTRVEDQLIDSSLMDEAQFANAQAHEHPAGGGAPSRLLTGQTLSDRTLYKAPLAWQNLDNGVHDIYEQDADDGRRRHYKLAVFRHDGVISFIRFDVSRDDLGRRQLVTAVSGAVFVFTLLSLVIGLWLSRKVLKPLSQLARRLREFRKVGKAEPLATGFADDEVGELAQALDDYNERMTALVERDREFNSDVSHELRTPLAVIASTTELLQGSPDLTDKISERLKRIERASRQATELIEALLLLSRTERRGPTRGETTDVAKVSMDVIESQRPQLRDKPVRIHLDVHEPLSINVPPSVLAVALTNLIGNAIKYTLEGEVRVVIGNQRIEVIDTGPGIKAEDAERLFQRGVRGEGAGGSGAGLGLAIVRRLCNLYSWDVSIRPRSDANGAVASLVFA, encoded by the coding sequence ATGCAGTCCAGGCGTAAGCTCCGGTTCCGCCTGCTGCTGAGTTTCACCCTGTTCGGATTCGGGCTCAGTGCCCTGTTTGCGCTGGCCTCCGTGGATATCCGGACCCGGGTCGAGGATCAGCTGATCGATTCCAGCCTGATGGACGAGGCCCAGTTTGCCAATGCGCAGGCGCATGAGCACCCCGCGGGCGGCGGTGCTCCCTCGCGACTGCTGACTGGGCAGACCTTGAGTGACCGGACCTTGTACAAGGCACCGCTGGCCTGGCAGAACCTGGACAACGGCGTGCATGACATCTACGAGCAGGATGCCGATGACGGTCGGCGCCGGCATTACAAGCTGGCCGTGTTCCGACATGACGGGGTGATCAGCTTTATCCGTTTCGATGTCTCGCGTGATGACCTGGGACGCCGCCAGCTGGTCACCGCCGTTTCCGGAGCCGTATTCGTCTTCACCCTGCTGTCGTTGGTGATCGGTCTCTGGCTGTCACGCAAGGTGCTCAAGCCGTTGAGCCAGCTGGCGCGTCGCCTGCGCGAATTCCGCAAGGTCGGCAAGGCCGAACCGCTGGCGACCGGTTTTGCCGATGACGAAGTCGGCGAACTGGCCCAGGCTCTGGATGACTACAACGAGCGGATGACGGCTCTGGTCGAGCGCGATCGCGAGTTCAATTCCGATGTCAGTCATGAGCTCAGGACGCCCTTGGCGGTGATCGCCAGTACCACCGAACTGCTGCAGGGATCACCGGATCTGACCGACAAGATCAGCGAGCGCCTGAAGCGGATCGAGCGTGCATCGCGGCAGGCCACCGAACTGATCGAGGCCTTGCTGCTGCTGTCGCGTACCGAGCGGCGCGGCCCCACCCGGGGTGAGACCACGGATGTGGCGAAGGTCAGCATGGATGTGATCGAGAGCCAGCGCCCGCAGCTGCGGGACAAGCCGGTGCGCATCCATCTGGATGTGCACGAACCCCTGAGCATCAATGTGCCGCCCTCGGTGCTGGCGGTCGCGCTGACCAATCTGATCGGCAACGCCATCAAATATACCCTGGAAGGTGAAGTCCGGGTCGTGATCGGCAACCAGCGGATCGAGGTCATCGATACCGGACCGGGCATCAAGGCCGAAGACGCCGAGCGGCTGTTCCAGCGCGGGGTCCGCGGTGAAGGGGCTGGCGGCAGCGGCGCCGGCCTGGGGCTGGCCATTGTGCGCCGGCTGTGCAACCTTTACAGCTGGGATGTCTCGATCCGCCCGCGCAGCGATGCCAACGGCGCCGTGGCCAGTCTGGTCTTCGCCTGA
- a CDS encoding non-ribosomal peptide synthetase produces MNEAANSVLPLTLAQRGLWVGHKIAAADATMNIAEALEIRGELDVPLFMQALHRLVQDMEAARVQITERAGTPWQSIRDQYHGDLPFFDFSAAEQPLEAARAWMQQRCAEAVDLERDALWCSALFRLGPEHHLWYQQAHHVIYDGFSGGLAARRVAEIYTSMKKGEAPPGSGFGTFGDLVAADRAYRDSPRFERDRAFWQQQLADLPEAVSLSRHGRHRSMGGLRRSSGQLSPAQVRQLAELGRAHAASLPQVLISLVAAYYHRVTGADELVIGMPVAARVSPALRTVPGMMANAVALRLRFGPQDSAIDLLRQVSRVVRQALRHQQYRYEDVRRDLGLLGQDRHMAWLGVNIEPFDYQLDFAGAEAVPINLSNGSVEDLTVFFYERGNGRALRFDFDANPALYGVPELERHAARLLRLAELVLEDAGRPLADLDLLTPQERELMLVQWRGRPQAVTAASLPAQLECRARQQPEAVAVRHRDGQLGYGQLQTRVDMVAALLVAEGVMAGDRIAIALPRDPLLLATLLAVMRLGAAYVPLDPDGPLQRTAWVIEDAQPRLLLLDQADEAKIPAHGVRRVHLPQAVRDFGAALLQRHGRQDDQASAGTSAYVLYTSGSTGRPKGVEISQSNLLSFLQSMQQELQLDRGSRFLAQTTLGFDIAALELYLPLLAGASVVLADQSEIRQPRRMAELIAEQAVTHAQATPSLWRMLLSARQLRLDGVHVLVGGEALGRELAAELWRRGRRLSQLYGPTETTIWSTIQHLDSLPQAVPPIGRPLANTLLYVLDPALRPTLLGAVGELYIGGLGVARGYVGRPELNAERFIADPFAADGQRIYRTGDRVRWREDGCLEFVGRTDNQVKIRGHRVEPGEIEHRLESHPAVALAAVTAWRDERGEVALAAYISPREGEVADPEAVRRYLAAYLPGHMLPSTLQVLPVLPLTASGKLDRKALPAPERPEGGQYEPPVGPLERQLAELWQDIFGHGPVGRHDNFFELGGDSLTAAQMMTRLSDRFGTELPLGTLFESASVAGLAARLQDGTASQDDPLAPVLCLRRGGQQLPLFCVHPVVGLGWAYASLLRHLDASIPVYALQAHGLRDLSRLPGSLEAMAGCYLVEVRRIQPQGPYRLLGWSLGGMVVQAMAAQLQDQGEKVEFLGLMDAYPFVGPASDEVDDEARQAMAALQFLGVQPDPAGPVPQTMQAVADVLCRVYGLEQLPLVQSLRRDDPDLLRRVAALTRHHLELARRHLPPSLNGRAVYFQAAPAEGVALSCLLQYRPSAWDPYIHGGLELHAMSCTHQAMLDPPFAAEIGAVLDRLLGPAGRPGYVVSRQRGDAAYA; encoded by the coding sequence ATGAATGAGGCCGCAAATTCCGTCCTGCCGCTGACCCTGGCACAGCGCGGGCTATGGGTCGGACACAAGATCGCCGCCGCCGATGCGACGATGAACATCGCCGAGGCCCTGGAGATACGGGGCGAGCTGGACGTGCCGCTGTTCATGCAGGCCCTGCATCGTCTGGTGCAGGACATGGAGGCGGCGAGGGTGCAGATCACCGAGCGTGCCGGCACGCCATGGCAGTCGATACGCGATCAATATCACGGCGACTTGCCCTTCTTCGACTTCAGCGCCGCGGAGCAGCCGCTGGAGGCCGCCAGGGCTTGGATGCAACAGCGCTGTGCGGAGGCGGTCGATCTCGAGCGCGATGCATTGTGGTGCAGCGCGCTGTTCCGCCTCGGCCCGGAGCATCACCTCTGGTACCAGCAGGCCCATCATGTCATCTACGACGGCTTCAGCGGGGGGCTTGCTGCGCGGCGTGTTGCGGAGATCTATACGTCCATGAAAAAGGGCGAGGCGCCTCCCGGCAGCGGCTTCGGGACCTTCGGCGATCTGGTGGCCGCCGACCGGGCCTATCGCGACTCGCCGCGATTCGAACGCGATCGTGCCTTCTGGCAGCAGCAACTGGCCGACCTGCCGGAAGCCGTCAGCCTGAGCCGGCATGGCCGCCATCGCAGCATGGGTGGTCTGCGTCGCAGCAGCGGTCAGCTGTCACCTGCCCAGGTCCGGCAGCTCGCCGAGCTGGGGCGGGCCCATGCGGCCAGCCTGCCGCAGGTGCTGATCAGCCTGGTGGCCGCCTATTACCACCGGGTGACGGGCGCGGACGAGCTGGTCATCGGCATGCCGGTGGCGGCCCGGGTCAGTCCGGCACTGCGGACGGTACCGGGCATGATGGCCAACGCGGTGGCCCTGCGGTTGCGGTTCGGCCCGCAGGACAGCGCCATCGACCTGCTGCGGCAGGTATCCCGCGTGGTGCGACAGGCCCTGCGTCATCAGCAGTATCGCTACGAGGACGTGCGACGGGACCTGGGCCTGCTGGGGCAGGATCGTCACATGGCGTGGCTTGGCGTCAATATCGAGCCTTTCGACTATCAACTGGATTTTGCCGGAGCCGAGGCGGTGCCGATCAACCTTTCCAACGGTTCGGTCGAGGATCTGACGGTATTCTTCTACGAGCGCGGCAACGGTCGCGCATTGCGCTTTGATTTCGATGCCAATCCGGCCCTGTACGGCGTGCCCGAACTGGAGCGTCACGCGGCCAGACTGTTGCGTCTGGCCGAGCTGGTGCTGGAGGATGCGGGTCGGCCGCTGGCCGACCTCGATCTGCTGACCCCGCAGGAGCGCGAACTGATGCTGGTGCAGTGGCGGGGCCGGCCCCAGGCTGTCACCGCGGCCAGTCTGCCGGCACAACTCGAGTGCCGCGCGCGGCAGCAGCCCGAGGCTGTCGCGGTGCGCCATCGCGACGGCCAGCTCGGTTATGGCCAGTTGCAGACACGGGTGGACATGGTGGCGGCACTGCTGGTGGCCGAAGGGGTGATGGCCGGCGACCGGATCGCGATCGCGCTGCCGCGTGATCCCTTGCTGCTCGCGACCCTGCTGGCCGTGATGCGTCTGGGCGCGGCCTATGTGCCGCTCGATCCTGACGGGCCGCTGCAACGGACCGCCTGGGTGATCGAGGATGCGCAGCCGCGGTTGCTGCTGCTGGATCAGGCCGACGAGGCGAAGATTCCCGCTCACGGGGTCCGGCGTGTGCATCTGCCGCAGGCCGTGCGCGATTTCGGCGCCGCGCTCCTGCAGCGGCATGGCCGGCAGGATGACCAGGCTTCGGCCGGTACCAGTGCCTATGTGCTGTACACCTCCGGCTCTACCGGCCGGCCCAAGGGGGTGGAAATCAGCCAGTCCAATCTGTTGAGCTTCCTGCAGAGCATGCAGCAGGAACTGCAATTGGATCGAGGCAGCCGATTTCTGGCCCAGACCACCTTGGGTTTCGATATCGCCGCTCTTGAGCTGTATCTGCCCTTGCTGGCCGGAGCCTCGGTGGTGCTGGCGGATCAGTCGGAAATCCGCCAGCCGCGGCGCATGGCCGAATTGATCGCGGAGCAGGCCGTGACCCATGCCCAGGCGACACCCTCGCTGTGGCGGATGCTGCTGAGCGCGCGTCAGCTGCGTCTGGATGGCGTGCACGTGCTGGTGGGAGGGGAGGCCCTGGGGCGTGAACTGGCGGCGGAGTTGTGGCGTCGCGGGCGGCGCCTGAGCCAGTTGTACGGACCGACGGAGACCACGATATGGTCGACGATCCAGCATCTGGACAGCCTGCCGCAGGCGGTGCCGCCGATCGGCCGGCCGCTGGCCAATACCTTGCTGTACGTACTGGATCCGGCACTGCGCCCGACCCTTCTGGGAGCGGTGGGCGAACTTTACATCGGCGGTCTGGGCGTGGCCAGAGGCTATGTCGGACGGCCGGAGCTGAATGCCGAACGTTTCATTGCCGATCCGTTTGCCGCTGACGGACAGCGGATCTATCGCACCGGTGACCGGGTACGCTGGCGTGAGGATGGCTGCCTGGAATTCGTGGGCCGCACCGACAATCAGGTCAAGATCCGGGGGCACCGCGTCGAGCCGGGCGAGATCGAGCACCGGCTCGAAAGCCATCCGGCCGTGGCGCTGGCCGCGGTGACGGCCTGGCGGGACGAGCGCGGTGAAGTGGCACTGGCCGCCTATATCAGCCCCCGTGAGGGTGAAGTGGCTGACCCCGAGGCCGTGCGCCGATATCTGGCAGCGTATCTGCCGGGGCACATGTTGCCCTCAACCCTGCAGGTGCTGCCGGTCCTGCCGCTCACGGCCAGCGGCAAGCTTGACCGCAAGGCCTTGCCGGCACCCGAGAGACCCGAAGGCGGGCAGTACGAACCCCCTGTGGGGCCGCTGGAACGCCAGCTGGCCGAATTGTGGCAGGACATCTTCGGACATGGACCGGTCGGGCGTCACGACAACTTCTTCGAGCTGGGCGGAGACTCGTTGACGGCCGCCCAGATGATGACCCGGTTGTCGGACCGGTTCGGTACCGAGCTGCCGCTGGGAACGCTGTTCGAATCGGCGAGCGTGGCGGGTCTGGCGGCACGTCTGCAGGATGGCACGGCCAGTCAGGACGACCCTTTGGCACCGGTGCTGTGTCTGCGACGAGGCGGGCAGCAGCTACCCTTGTTCTGCGTGCATCCCGTGGTCGGCCTGGGCTGGGCCTATGCGTCGCTGTTGCGGCATCTGGATGCCTCGATTCCGGTATATGCCCTGCAGGCCCACGGTCTGCGCGACCTTTCCCGCCTGCCTGGAAGCCTGGAAGCGATGGCAGGCTGCTATCTGGTCGAGGTGAGAAGGATTCAGCCGCAGGGGCCATATCGGCTGCTGGGCTGGTCGTTGGGCGGCATGGTGGTGCAGGCCATGGCGGCCCAGTTGCAGGACCAGGGTGAAAAGGTCGAATTTCTCGGACTGATGGACGCCTACCCCTTTGTCGGACCGGCCTCCGACGAGGTGGATGACGAGGCGCGGCAGGCCATGGCGGCACTGCAGTTTCTTGGCGTGCAGCCGGACCCGGCCGGGCCGGTTCCGCAGACCATGCAGGCGGTGGCCGACGTGCTGTGCCGGGTCTACGGTCTGGAACAGCTGCCGCTGGTACAGAGCCTGCGGCGCGATGATCCAGACCTGCTCCGGCGGGTGGCGGCGCTGACGCGCCATCACCTGGAGCTGGCGCGCCGGCATCTGCCACCCTCGCTGAATGGCCGCGCGGTGTATTTCCAGGCCGCGCCGGCGGAAGGCGTGGCCTTGTCCTGTCTGCTGCAATACCGGCCCTCGGCCTGGGATCCCTATATCCACGGGGGGCTGGAGCTGCATGCGATGAGTTGTACCCATCAGGCGATGCTGGATCCGCCTTTCGCGGCGGAGATCGGCGCGGTGCTGGATCGCCTGCTGGGGCCTGCGGGCAGGCCCGGATATGTCGTGAGCCGACAGCGCGGAGATGCCGCATATGCCTGA